Proteins found in one Terriglobales bacterium genomic segment:
- a CDS encoding SH3 domain-containing protein: MRIRRFIFASTLIAILLAGCGRDGEPKPQEIAYVVAPQATLRDRLAAVYNKVGAVENGDRVEVLETQKRMARVRTATGAVGWIEMRHLVGEEVFRAFQDLRVQHQRDPAASRARTRADLNMHSTPGRDAPRLYQLRAEEEVELLQRATQPKPVTQAPAAPKAGAGPPPPVLEDWWLARDSRGRIGWVLGRMVDIVCPLEVAQYAEGKRIVACPVLSQVEDDGRKVPQYLMVLTEPRDGLPYDYAQVRVFTWNTARDRYETAYRERNLNGVLPVPVGREDFEKEGNLPVFTLRLRQEDASLAERKYKMNGVMVRRVLAPGENPPPASRRGRR, from the coding sequence GTGCGCATTCGCCGGTTCATTTTCGCCTCCACTCTCATCGCCATCCTGCTCGCCGGCTGCGGCCGCGACGGCGAACCGAAGCCGCAGGAGATCGCCTACGTGGTTGCGCCGCAGGCCACGCTGCGCGATCGTTTGGCCGCCGTCTACAACAAGGTCGGTGCGGTGGAGAATGGCGATCGCGTCGAGGTGCTGGAAACCCAAAAGCGTATGGCCCGCGTCCGGACCGCCACCGGAGCCGTGGGCTGGATCGAGATGCGCCACCTGGTCGGCGAGGAGGTGTTCCGCGCCTTCCAGGACCTGCGGGTTCAGCACCAGCGCGACCCCGCGGCCTCGCGCGCTCGCACCCGCGCCGATTTGAACATGCACTCCACTCCCGGTCGCGATGCGCCTCGCTTGTATCAGCTGAGAGCGGAGGAGGAGGTCGAGCTGCTCCAGCGCGCCACCCAACCCAAGCCGGTGACGCAAGCCCCCGCAGCCCCGAAGGCTGGCGCCGGTCCGCCTCCGCCGGTTCTGGAAGACTGGTGGCTCGCCCGCGACTCTCGCGGTCGCATCGGCTGGGTCCTGGGCCGCATGGTGGACATTGTGTGCCCGCTCGAAGTCGCCCAGTACGCCGAAGGCAAACGCATTGTCGCCTGTCCGGTTCTCAGCCAGGTCGAGGACGACGGCAGGAAGGTGCCGCAATACCTCATGGTCCTCACCGAGCCGCGCGACGGCCTGCCCTACGACTATGCCCAGGTGCGTGTCTTCACCTGGAACACGGCGCGCGACCGCTATGAGACCGCCTATCGTGAGCGCAACCTGAACGGGGTGCTGCCCGTGCCGGTCGGTCGCGAGGACTTCGAGAAGGAAGGCAACCTGCCCGTCTTTACCCTGCGCCTCCGCCAGGAAGACGCCTCGCTCGCCGAGCGCAAGTAC